The genomic DNA GGATGGCACCGGCATCGCCCGCATCACGAACTCGCCCGAGCCCGAGCTCTCGGTTGGCTGGGGGCCCGACTAGGCCGCCCGCGGGCAGTCAGTCGACGAAGACGAACACCTGGCGGTAGCGGCCGTCCTCGAGGCGGGTGGTGCGCACCTCGCCCTCGGCGCCGATGTATGCGCCGCTGCCCCCGGTGATCACCCGCACCTGCTCCTTCTCGGCGGGCAGCGCGATGACCGCGCGGGGGTAGAACGACGCCCCTGTTGCGGTGATCGTGCCGTGCTCGCAGGGTGCGGGGGGAGTTCGCCCGAAGCGACTACGCCCACAGCGACGTCCACGACCGCCGCGCGCAAGGCGGCGACGGGGAATCGGCCAGCGTGCTACCCGAACTGCGCGAACGCGAACCTCGCCGGCGCCGACCTCACCAACGCTGACATCATCGGGGTAGACCTCACCGGCGCGGACCTCACCGGCGCGATCCTGACCGGGGCGAACTTCACCGGCGCGATCTTCTCCAACATCACCTGCCCGGGCCGCAACGTCACCAACACCGGCTGCTGACCGGCTGAGCCACGGGCGACGCCGGCGACCGTACCGGGATCAGCGCGGCGCGGGGATGCCCACGACGAGCGCCTTCACCACTCCCTCGCCAAGCCGGGCCGTGAGGCGTGCACCGACCCTGGACGACACCAGCACGCTCGCGCTCCCGCGCCCGGCCTTCTGGCCGTAGAGCTTGCGCACCTTCGACACCGGGTCACCCGGCTTGAGGCCCTTGGACGTGAGCCACTGCTGTCCGGTGAGCACGGCAGCGCGCACCCGTGACTCCGGGCCGCAGGGGTCGGCGCCGGATACGGGGGCGAAGGTCATCACTGCGCCGAGGCTCGCCCAGGTGACGCGGCAGTTGCCGTAGGCGGCGCGCTTCGCGCTGGTGCCGTAGGCCTTCTCGGCGGCAGCGAGCGTGCCGGTGCGCCCGGCAAGCGTGCCCATGCGCACCGCGCCCTTGCGGGTGACCAGCACCGACAGCGGGCCGGAGGGCGCGCCGGACGCCACCGAGCGCAGGGTGGTGGTCTGGGGCTCGAGCCCGTTGTGGCGCAGCATCGACGCGTAGAGGGCGAGGACCTTCTCGGTGTACCCGCCCCCCGTGGCCCAGTTGCCGTTGCCCATGGCGTCCCAGGTGGGCGCCTTGCCGTAGGGACGAACCATGGCGAAGCGCAGGTCGGTGAGCGGCCGCGCCACCTTCAGGGGGTCGGCGGCCGGGTCGGCATAGGCCCACAGGTGCTGGATCTGGGCGCGCACGCCTTCTTCGGGGGTCTTGAAGATGTTGCCGCGATCGCAGGTATCGCACGCGCCGAGCCCCGAGAAGTTGTTGTCGGTGGGCTTCACCATTGATCTCTCGTAGCGGAACCAGCCGGTCTCGAGGATCGACTGCGCGAAGGCGATGTCGCCGCGCACGTTCTGCGCGTTGCCTTCGTCCACGAAGATGCGCGCGAGGTCGGCGATGGGGATCGTGATGGCCGGGGTGATCTTCTGCTTCGCGAACCACGAGGCGATCTGGTCGCCGGTGAGGCGCGACTGTCCCATGACGGGGGTTACCGAGGCGACCGGGGTGGTGCCACCGGTCGTGCCCGTGGCGGGAGCGGTGGCAGTGCCGCCCGGCGGCAAGGGCGCCTGCGGCTGCGGTTCGGACTGCGCGACGAGGCCCGCCGGGATGGCAAGCGACAGGGCCGCGGCGATGAGCACGGGGAATCGCACGGGGGACGATCCTAGGCCACGCCGGCCCGGGACCCCGCATGACCCGTTGCGGCCATTACACGACCCTTACGCGGGTAGCCTGCCCGTGTGCAGGAGATTTCCCTTGCCACAGGAGCGCACATGCGCATCACGCGGCCCGGTTCGGGGACGGTGGTGATGTGCGTCAACGGCGGCGGTGCCAGCCCCCGCCCGGGTAACTGGAGCCCCACCATTGAATGGCTGGTCGATCGCCTGGCGCCCCGGTACCCTGATGCCGCCTTCGCCGAGGTCCGCTACCGGGTGCGCTCCTGGAAGATGCTGCCCTCGTGCATCGCCGACGGCGCTGCGGCGCTCGCGGCCGTGCCCGATGCCGACCGCGTGGTGATGCTCGGGTTCTCGATGGGCGGGGCGGTGAGCATCGCGTGCGCCGCGGACGATCGCGTGAGCGACCTCATTGCGCTGGCCCCCTGGATTCCCGAGGAACTCGTCCTCTCGCAACTGGCGGGTGACCGTGTGACGATCCTGCACGGAAGCATCGATGGTGTCATCCCGGGCATTCCGGGCGTGCGGCCCGCGCACTCGCTGCGCGCCGCCGACCGCCTGCGCGCCGCCGGGGCGCAGGTGCAGTACCGGAGAATCCCCGGCGCGGTGCACGGAGTCGCGATGCGCCGCAACGGCCGCCTGGTGCCGCTGCCCCGCGCCGGCGCCTGGCTGCGCGACGTGGAGCAGGCCATGGACCAGGCCGGCCTCTCCGGCGGCCCGTAGCCCTCGCGCGTAGGTACGAGCCAGGACCCCGTGGCGGTGGTGACCGCCCCCGCAGGTGCGTTCGGCAATATTGACGTGAAGGGCATGACCGCGCACCTGGCGCCGGACGTGGAGGCCCACATCACCAATGCATCCGGCGGGCGTGGCGCCATCGTGGGCCGCGACGCCCTGCTGGCGCGCATCGGCGCGGTGGACTACGCCGGCGCCGGCTTCACCCGGGTCGTGATCGACGCCGCCGCCACCCGTGACGGGCAGGCCCTCGTGATGGTGGAGGCCCTCCCCGCCGAGAGCGACGACTTCTGGAAGGGCCCCGAGGCCGGGGCGTCAGCCACCTGCGTCGGTGATGGCCTGACCCCTGGCCTTGCGCAGTTCCTGGCGCTCATCGGTGGGGATCTTGACGTCCCACACCAGCCCCACACGCTCCATCCCGTAAATCAGTGCCCACGAGAGGTCGACCTGCTTCCAGTGCAGCCCGTGGCGGGCCGATCCGGGAAAGGCATGGTGGTTGTTGTGCCAGGCCTCGCCGAACACCGGGATCGCCAGCGGCCAGAAGTTGCGGCTCTCGTCGTCGGTCTCGTAGTCGCGGCGGCCGTACATGTGGCAGATCGAGTTGACCGACCAGGTGAGGTGGTCGAACACGAACACCCTGAGCAGCCCGGCCCACACAAAGCACTGGAACGCCATCAACACCGAGCCCCCGCTCCAGGCGAGGCCCACGAGCGCGGGGATGCCCAGCGACAGCCCCAGCCAGAGCAGGTAGAGCCGGTCGATGCTGCGGATGAGCGGGTCGGCGTAGAGGTCCTTGCCGTAGCGCTCGCCGCGCTCGAGTCCCTTGGTGGTGAGCAGCCATCCCACCTGCGCGTGCCACAGGCCCTTGACCACGCCCTTCCATCCGGGCTCGTACCCGTGGTGGGGCGAGTGCGGGTCGCCTTCCTTGTCGGACAGCGCGTGGTGCTTGCGGTGGTCGGTGACCCACTGGGTGACCGGGCCCTGGCAGGCCATGGACCCCGCGATGGCCCAGAAGGCGGTCATGAAACGCGTGGTCTTGAAGGCGCGGTGCGAGAACAGACGATGGAACCCGATGGTGATCCCCAGCCCGCAGAACACGTACATGAACGCGAAGGTGATGAGGTCGACCGGGCCCACGGCCACGCCCCAGAGCAGCCCTGTTACCGACAGCAGCGCGAGCGGCGGCACCACGATGGCGATGAGCGTGATGATGCGAGCGGAGGTGAGGGGCTTCTCGCGGACCGTCGCGACGAGGGGTTGACGTGGCTTGGCGGGATTCGCGGTACTCATTCGTGCCGCAGGCTAGCCGCAACGGCAGGCGCGCCGCCAGCGCATCGGTACGGTGGGGTCACATGGCCCGCATCGCGATCATTGGCAGCGGCATCGGGGGACTCGGCGCCGCCTGGCTGCTCGGCCGCGCCCACGAGGTGGAGGTGTTCGAGCGCGATTCGCGCATCGGCGGGCACACCCACACCACCCGCGTCATCGGCCCCGACGGCGAGCGCCTGGCGCTCGACTCCGGGTTCATCGTGCACAACGAGGTCACCTACCCGCTGTTCGTGCGCATGCTGCGCGAGCTCGGGGTGGCCACGCAGCCATCGCGTATGGGCTTCTCGGTCACCTGCCGCTCATGTGGGATCGAGTTCTCGGGCGTGCGG from Actinomycetota bacterium includes the following:
- a CDS encoding acyl-CoA desaturase codes for the protein MSTANPAKPRQPLVATVREKPLTSARIITLIAIVVPPLALLSVTGLLWGVAVGPVDLITFAFMYVFCGLGITIGFHRLFSHRAFKTTRFMTAFWAIAGSMACQGPVTQWVTDHRKHHALSDKEGDPHSPHHGYEPGWKGVVKGLWHAQVGWLLTTKGLERGERYGKDLYADPLIRSIDRLYLLWLGLSLGIPALVGLAWSGGSVLMAFQCFVWAGLLRVFVFDHLTWSVNSICHMYGRRDYETDDESRNFWPLAIPVFGEAWHNNHHAFPGSARHGLHWKQVDLSWALIYGMERVGLVWDVKIPTDERQELRKARGQAITDAGG